In one window of Massilibacterium senegalense DNA:
- the ileS gene encoding isoleucine--tRNA ligase, with amino-acid sequence MNYKDTLNMPKTDFPMRGNLPKREPEMQAKWETEDMYAQVQKRTEGRPLFILHDGPPYANGDIHMGHALNKIIKDMIVRFKSMTGYHAPYVPGWDTHGLPIETALTKNKKVDRKKMSVSEFRTLCEAYAYEQIDRQRDQFKRLGVRGDWANPYITLTKGFEAEQIKVFGEMAKKGYIYKGKKPVYWSPSSESALAEAEIEYQDKRSPSIYVAFPVVDGKGVLENDEKVIIWTTTPWTIPANLGIAVHPNLEYSVVQVNDAKYVVASELLAQVAEFIGWESYEVVRTHKGTDFEHIICKHPFYDRDSLVMLGEHVTTDAGTGCVHTAPGHGEDDFNIGKKYGLDVLCPVDDQGKMTKEAPGFEGLFYDDANKAVTEKLEEVGALLKLTFITHSYPHDWRTKKPVIFRATAQWFASIKDFRDDILRAIKEVNWVPAWGETRLYNMIKDREDWCISRQRAWGVPIPVFYGEDGEPIITSETIEHVSNLFREHGSNVWFEREAKDLLPEGFTSPHSPNGIFTKETDIMDVWFDSGSSHQGVLVEREELRRPADLYLEGSDQYRGWFNSSLSTAVAVTGEAPYKGVLSHGFALDGNGRKMSKSLGNVVVPNKVMEQLGGDILRLWVASVDYQADVRVSDKILKQVAEVYRKIRNTFRFLLGNLDDFQPETDKRSYENLQEVDRYMLVRLNEVVEKVRNGYENYDFSSVYQTIHNFCTIDLSSFYLDFTKDILYIELKDNEKRRSIQSVMYEMIVALAKLVSPILPHTAEEVWGYIPGEKEASFVQLTDMPEVKVYDEAASLKEKWTKFLVFRDEVLKALENKRNEKVIGKSLTAQLALYPTKETKELLDTIDDLRILLIVSALEIKGLKEDAPAEAESFDHTAVVVQPAEGETCERCWIVSTTVGDNAEHPTLCSHCGEIVSILEAK; translated from the coding sequence ATGAATTATAAAGACACATTAAATATGCCGAAAACGGATTTTCCAATGCGCGGGAATTTACCGAAACGCGAACCTGAAATGCAAGCAAAATGGGAAACGGAAGACATGTATGCCCAAGTACAAAAAAGAACAGAAGGGCGACCTTTATTTATCCTTCACGATGGCCCTCCATATGCAAATGGTGATATTCATATGGGACATGCATTAAACAAAATTATTAAAGATATGATTGTTCGTTTTAAATCGATGACAGGTTATCATGCACCATATGTTCCAGGGTGGGATACACACGGTCTTCCTATTGAAACGGCATTAACGAAAAATAAAAAAGTTGATCGTAAAAAAATGAGTGTATCTGAATTTCGTACATTATGTGAAGCATACGCGTATGAACAAATCGATCGTCAACGGGATCAATTTAAACGCCTAGGTGTACGTGGGGATTGGGCTAATCCGTACATCACCTTAACAAAAGGATTTGAAGCGGAACAAATTAAAGTATTTGGAGAAATGGCGAAAAAAGGATATATTTATAAAGGAAAAAAACCAGTATACTGGTCTCCTTCTTCGGAATCAGCATTGGCAGAAGCAGAAATCGAATACCAAGATAAACGCTCACCATCTATTTATGTTGCTTTTCCAGTTGTAGATGGAAAAGGTGTATTAGAAAACGACGAAAAAGTAATCATTTGGACAACAACACCTTGGACAATTCCAGCCAACCTAGGAATTGCTGTACATCCTAATTTAGAATATAGCGTTGTTCAAGTAAATGATGCGAAATATGTAGTAGCAAGTGAATTATTAGCACAAGTGGCAGAATTCATTGGATGGGAATCATACGAAGTTGTTCGGACACATAAAGGAACAGATTTTGAACATATCATTTGTAAACATCCGTTCTATGATCGCGATTCTCTTGTCATGTTAGGAGAACATGTGACAACGGATGCAGGTACTGGTTGTGTTCATACAGCACCAGGACACGGGGAAGATGACTTTAACATCGGGAAAAAATATGGTTTAGATGTATTATGTCCAGTTGATGATCAAGGTAAAATGACAAAAGAAGCACCTGGTTTTGAAGGATTATTTTATGATGATGCAAATAAAGCAGTAACAGAAAAATTAGAAGAAGTAGGAGCGTTATTAAAATTAACGTTTATTACCCACTCTTATCCACATGATTGGCGTACGAAAAAACCAGTTATTTTCCGTGCTACTGCTCAATGGTTTGCTTCTATTAAAGATTTCCGTGATGATATTTTACGCGCGATTAAAGAAGTAAACTGGGTACCTGCATGGGGAGAAACTCGTCTTTATAATATGATTAAAGACCGGGAAGATTGGTGTATTTCTCGTCAACGTGCATGGGGTGTACCAATTCCGGTATTTTACGGAGAAGACGGTGAGCCAATTATTACAAGTGAAACAATTGAACACGTGTCTAACTTATTCCGTGAACACGGTTCGAATGTATGGTTTGAACGAGAAGCAAAAGACTTATTACCAGAAGGATTTACTTCTCCGCATAGTCCGAATGGTATTTTTACAAAAGAAACGGACATTATGGACGTTTGGTTTGACTCTGGTTCTTCTCACCAAGGAGTACTAGTAGAACGAGAAGAATTACGTCGTCCAGCAGACCTTTATTTAGAAGGTAGTGACCAATATCGTGGTTGGTTCAACTCTTCCTTATCAACAGCGGTTGCTGTAACAGGGGAGGCTCCTTATAAAGGCGTATTAAGCCATGGGTTTGCTTTAGACGGAAACGGCCGAAAAATGAGTAAATCATTAGGAAATGTCGTAGTGCCAAACAAAGTAATGGAACAACTAGGTGGAGATATTTTACGTCTATGGGTAGCGAGTGTGGATTATCAAGCAGACGTACGTGTTTCAGATAAAATTTTAAAACAAGTAGCAGAAGTATATCGTAAAATCCGTAACACATTCCGTTTCTTATTAGGAAACTTAGATGATTTCCAACCGGAAACAGATAAACGTTCTTACGAAAATCTTCAAGAAGTAGACCGGTATATGTTGGTACGCTTAAATGAGGTCGTAGAAAAAGTACGTAATGGTTATGAAAACTATGATTTTTCTTCTGTATATCAAACGATTCATAATTTCTGTACGATTGATTTAAGTTCATTCTACTTAGACTTTACGAAAGATATTTTATATATCGAATTGAAAGATAATGAAAAACGTCGCTCTATCCAATCTGTCATGTATGAAATGATTGTTGCACTTGCAAAATTAGTATCACCTATTTTACCTCATACGGCAGAAGAGGTTTGGGGATACATTCCAGGAGAAAAAGAAGCATCTTTCGTACAATTAACAGATATGCCAGAAGTAAAAGTGTATGATGAAGCAGCTTCATTAAAAGAAAAATGGACGAAATTCCTTGTGTTCCGAGATGAAGTATTAAAAGCGTTAGAAAACAAACGAAACGAAAAAGTGATTGGAAAATCATTAACGGCACAACTTGCATTGTATCCAACAAAAGAAACGAAAGAACTGTTAGATACAATCGATGATTTACGTATTTTACTTATCGTAAGTGCGCTAGAAATCAAAGGATTAAAAGAAGACGCACCAGCGGAAGCAGAAAGTTTTGATCATACAGCTGTGGTTGTACAACCAGCAGAGGGCGAAACATGTGAACGTTGCTGGATTGTTTCTACAACGGTTGGAGATAATGCAGAACATCCAACACTATGTTCTCATTGCGGAGAGATTGTTTCTATTTTAGAAGCAAAATAA
- the lspA gene encoding signal peptidase II, with product MILLDQGTKWLIVSKMQYGESIKMIQDFIYITSHRNRGAAFGILQGKMWLFFIITAVVVVAVIFYLQKYGRKEPLLGTSLALILGGAIGNFIDRLFRGEVVDFIDVKIFSYDYPIFNIADSALVIGVILMIIYTIRDGREQKETF from the coding sequence ATGATTTTACTCGATCAAGGAACAAAATGGTTGATTGTTAGTAAAATGCAATACGGAGAAAGTATAAAAATGATTCAAGATTTTATATATATCACTTCTCACCGAAATCGAGGAGCGGCATTTGGTATTTTACAAGGAAAAATGTGGTTGTTTTTTATTATTACTGCGGTTGTTGTCGTGGCAGTTATTTTTTATTTGCAAAAGTATGGACGAAAAGAGCCACTTTTAGGAACGTCTTTAGCGTTGATTCTAGGCGGGGCGATTGGAAACTTTATTGATCGTCTATTTCGCGGGGAAGTCGTGGATTTTATTGATGTCAAAATCTTTTCATACGATTATCCAATTTTTAATATTGCAGATAGTGCATTAGTGATTGGGGTAATCTTAATGATTATCTATACTATACGAGATGGAAGAGAACAGAAGGAGACTTTTTAA
- a CDS encoding RluA family pseudouridine synthase, whose translation MIEFTLTVQEEGVGERIDKWLALQNEDWTRSQIQDWIKHNRVTVNRASVKGNYRLKLDDEVKIEVEEPQPLDIPAENIPVDIIYEDKDVVVVNKPRGMVVHPAPGHGTGTLVNALLYQCDHLSGINGVMRPGIVHRIDKDTSGVLVVAKNDRAHLSLSEQLQKKITLRKYVAIVHGVIPHELGTIDAPIGRDTQDRKKMAVTTENSKEAVTHFTVLERFQNYTLVECQLETGRTHQIRVHMKYIHHPVAGDPKYGPKKTLPITGQALHAQTLGFYHPTTQEWMEFSAPIPKDMEDVLKNLQKTVDTNDKL comes from the coding sequence ATGATAGAATTTACATTAACCGTGCAAGAAGAAGGTGTCGGAGAGCGGATAGATAAATGGTTAGCTCTTCAAAATGAAGATTGGACACGGTCGCAAATTCAAGATTGGATTAAACATAACCGAGTGACTGTAAATAGAGCTTCGGTGAAAGGAAATTATCGTCTAAAACTAGACGATGAAGTGAAAATCGAAGTAGAAGAACCGCAACCATTAGATATTCCAGCTGAAAATATTCCAGTGGATATTATTTATGAAGATAAAGACGTGGTCGTTGTGAATAAACCACGTGGCATGGTTGTACACCCCGCACCTGGTCATGGTACTGGAACGTTAGTGAATGCGTTGCTGTATCAATGTGACCATTTATCAGGGATTAATGGGGTAATGCGCCCAGGTATCGTACATCGAATTGATAAAGATACATCAGGAGTTTTAGTCGTTGCCAAAAACGACCGAGCACATCTTTCCTTATCTGAACAGTTACAAAAGAAAATTACATTACGGAAATATGTAGCAATTGTACATGGAGTTATTCCACATGAATTAGGAACGATAGATGCCCCAATTGGTCGGGATACACAAGACCGAAAAAAAATGGCAGTAACGACGGAAAATAGTAAAGAAGCAGTCACACATTTTACAGTGTTAGAACGTTTTCAAAATTATACGTTAGTTGAATGCCAATTAGAAACAGGTCGAACGCATCAAATTCGCGTGCATATGAAATATATTCATCATCCTGTTGCAGGGGATCCGAAATATGGTCCGAAAAAAACATTGCCGATTACCGGACAAGCATTACATGCACAAACACTAGGATTTTACCACCCTACAACGCAAGAGTGGATGGAGTTTTCTGCACCAATTCCAAAAGACATGGAAGATGTTTTAAAAAATTTGCAAAAGACAGTTGACACTAACGACAAACTCTGA
- the pyrR gene encoding bifunctional pyr operon transcriptional regulator/uracil phosphoribosyltransferase PyrR: MKQKAVIMDEKAIGRALTRISHEIIEKNKGIENCVLVGIKTRGIYIAQRLAERIEKIEGSKVPVGEVDITLYRDDVLKKESNNEPLFEGIFVETDLNEKIVVLVDDVLYTGRTVRAAMDAIMDRGRPSKIELAVLIDRGHRELPISPDFVGKNVPTARMENVLVELKEVDQEDQVSIQENISL, encoded by the coding sequence ATGAAACAAAAAGCAGTAATTATGGATGAAAAAGCAATCGGTCGTGCGTTGACGAGAATTAGTCATGAAATCATTGAAAAAAATAAAGGAATTGAAAACTGTGTGTTAGTAGGAATTAAAACACGTGGAATTTATATTGCACAGCGATTAGCAGAGCGAATTGAAAAAATTGAAGGCTCCAAAGTTCCAGTAGGTGAAGTAGATATTACGTTATATCGCGATGATGTTTTAAAAAAGGAAAGCAACAATGAACCTTTATTTGAAGGCATATTCGTCGAAACAGATTTAAATGAAAAAATTGTCGTGTTAGTAGACGATGTATTATATACTGGTCGAACGGTTCGGGCAGCAATGGATGCCATTATGGATCGAGGAAGACCATCGAAAATTGAACTTGCCGTTTTAATTGACCGAGGTCATCGGGAATTGCCGATTAGCCCTGATTTTGTAGGGAAAAATGTTCCGACAGCTCGGATGGAAAATGTGTTAGTAGAATTAAAAGAAGTAGATCAAGAAGATCAAGTAAGTATTCAAGAAAACATATCCCTTTAA